One part of the Arachidicoccus terrestris genome encodes these proteins:
- a CDS encoding lipopolysaccharide biosynthesis protein: protein MGIVRRQSTYSTIFTYLGFAIGAINTIVLFPIFFSKEEFGLTRIMIEFSLFFSALSTLGSLSALYKFNPFYRDFLPKGKNDLPYLTLMVNILGSVLFLIAAIVFEPFLERKFGSNSPLFVVHYRLVIPFTISYTMLMMLEAYCWVIKRTIISNIVKELFYRLTTTILILLYVLHWVTLETFFVLFAYSYVPALLVLIYVIYKNGGLTIYARISRATKRLYKKILVFVTYHYSGLLIGVLPKTVDGILIAGLTDKGLENLAVYSIPVYLASIMDVPFRSMQGITTTLIAEAWKNKDIKKIRELYHKTSLNLLVLGLAIFGLLMPNLDNLVRFNPDYSMAKAIFIVAGLAKLIDLGMGMNAQILLLSKYWKMDFYSSVFFIVINIILDYFMIRTYGLMGAAYGSAIALIFYNMTRFSLLWWLFKLQPFDRKTLYTLLIAGTAIFVTCLIPFIGNLYADAVLRCATFALLYVPAVLYFNISEDITAMYKNIVQKILRKS from the coding sequence ATGGGCATCGTACGTAGACAAAGTACCTATTCCACCATCTTTACCTATTTGGGGTTTGCCATTGGCGCTATTAATACGATCGTACTTTTTCCCATTTTTTTCAGCAAGGAAGAATTTGGCCTGACCCGGATCATGATCGAGTTCTCGCTGTTTTTTTCTGCACTGTCGACCCTCGGGAGTCTGAGCGCCCTGTATAAATTCAATCCATTCTACAGAGACTTTTTGCCTAAAGGCAAAAATGACCTTCCGTATCTGACGCTGATGGTGAATATACTGGGATCTGTGCTCTTCTTAATAGCTGCCATTGTATTTGAGCCATTTCTGGAAAGGAAGTTTGGCAGTAATTCGCCACTTTTTGTTGTTCATTACCGACTGGTAATTCCCTTTACGATCTCCTACACCATGCTCATGATGCTAGAGGCATACTGTTGGGTCATTAAAAGGACCATTATCTCAAATATTGTAAAAGAGCTTTTTTACCGGCTCACGACTACGATTCTTATTTTACTCTATGTGTTGCACTGGGTCACACTGGAGACATTCTTTGTCCTTTTTGCCTATTCATATGTACCGGCGCTTCTGGTCCTTATTTATGTTATTTATAAAAACGGCGGATTAACTATTTACGCCAGGATCAGCCGGGCGACTAAAAGGCTCTATAAAAAAATCCTGGTATTTGTCACCTACCATTATTCCGGATTACTGATCGGCGTTTTGCCGAAAACTGTTGACGGGATACTGATCGCCGGTCTCACAGACAAAGGCCTGGAAAATCTTGCCGTTTACAGTATTCCCGTTTATCTGGCCAGTATCATGGATGTGCCCTTTAGAAGTATGCAGGGCATTACCACAACGTTGATTGCCGAGGCCTGGAAGAATAAGGACATAAAAAAGATCAGGGAGCTCTATCATAAGACGTCCCTCAATTTGCTGGTGTTGGGACTGGCCATTTTTGGGCTCCTTATGCCCAATTTAGACAATCTGGTCAGATTCAATCCTGATTATAGTATGGCTAAAGCTATTTTTATCGTGGCGGGGCTGGCAAAGCTCATTGATCTGGGTATGGGTATGAATGCACAGATACTGCTGTTGTCCAAGTACTGGAAAATGGATTTTTACTCCAGTGTCTTCTTTATCGTGATCAATATCATCCTGGACTATTTTATGATCAGAACCTATGGTCTGATGGGAGCTGCCTATGGCAGTGCCATAGCGCTGATCTTCTACAATATGACCCGTTTTTCCCTTCTATGGTGGCTGTTCAAATTGCAACCTTTCGACCGAAAGACATTATATACACTTCTCATTGCAGGAACGGCGATCTTTGTCACCTGTCTAATTCCGTTTATAGGCAACTTATATGCCGATGCGGTATTAAGATGTGCCACTTTTGCCCTGTTATATGTTCCGGCTGTGCTATATTTTAATATTTCAGAGGACATTACTGCCATGTATAAAAACATTGTGCAGAAAATCCTGCGTAAATCTTAA
- a CDS encoding nucleoside permease, translated as MGIKLRLILMNFLQYFIWGAWLITIGVYWFQHKHWSSTDFGAIFSTMGIASVFMPALTGIIVDRFVPAQKMYGVMHLLGACTLLMIPQINTPGLFFWVLLINMIFYMPTISLSITVAYNALKKESMDVVKDYPPIRIWGTIGFIAALWVVSLTHNEASENQFYIASATSFLLGIYAFTLPDCPPLGKHTKGKSFSEALGLHAFRLFKDKNLAVFFFFAMLLGAALQLTNAYGDTYIHDFAKIPAYKDTLAVKYPAIIMSVSQISETLFILAIPFFLKRFGIKYVMLISMVAWVLRFGLLGTGNPDDGLWMIILSCVIYGMAFDFFNISGSLFIETQTDPGIRGSAQGLFMMMVNGFGALLGSFGSGLLIDHFFTLADGTKQWTGIWMTFAAYALVLALVFPFIFKAKSIAGSKEQEVLLKAPH; from the coding sequence ATGGGCATAAAACTGCGGTTGATATTGATGAATTTCCTCCAGTATTTTATCTGGGGCGCCTGGCTGATTACCATCGGTGTTTATTGGTTCCAACATAAACACTGGTCCAGTACCGATTTTGGCGCCATATTTTCCACCATGGGTATCGCCTCTGTTTTTATGCCTGCCCTTACCGGGATCATTGTGGACCGCTTCGTCCCTGCCCAGAAGATGTATGGGGTCATGCACCTTCTGGGAGCCTGTACATTGCTGATGATTCCACAGATCAATACGCCAGGTCTCTTCTTCTGGGTATTATTGATCAACATGATTTTTTATATGCCAACCATTTCGCTATCCATTACAGTAGCCTATAACGCATTGAAAAAAGAAAGCATGGATGTGGTAAAAGATTACCCACCGATCAGAATCTGGGGGACGATCGGATTTATTGCTGCTTTATGGGTGGTAAGCCTGACCCATAATGAGGCTTCCGAAAACCAGTTCTATATCGCCAGTGCGACATCCTTTTTATTGGGTATTTACGCATTCACTTTGCCGGACTGCCCGCCCCTGGGCAAACATACCAAAGGAAAGAGCTTCTCGGAAGCACTCGGTCTACACGCCTTCAGGCTATTTAAAGACAAAAATCTGGCCGTATTTTTTTTCTTTGCCATGCTGTTGGGAGCGGCGCTACAGCTTACCAATGCCTATGGTGATACATATATCCATGACTTTGCAAAAATACCTGCCTACAAGGATACGTTGGCGGTGAAATACCCAGCTATTATCATGTCCGTTTCCCAAATCTCAGAGACCTTGTTTATCCTGGCTATACCTTTTTTTCTAAAGCGGTTCGGCATCAAATACGTCATGCTCATCAGTATGGTCGCCTGGGTTTTAAGATTTGGGCTATTAGGCACCGGAAACCCGGACGATGGTTTATGGATGATTATTCTTTCCTGCGTTATTTACGGGATGGCTTTTGATTTCTTTAATATATCCGGGTCCTTATTCATCGAGACTCAGACCGATCCTGGTATCCGGGGCTCCGCACAGGGTCTGTTTATGATGATGGTCAACGGCTTCGGCGCATTACTGGGGAGTTTTGGCAGTGGTCTGTTGATCGATCATTTCTTTACTTTGGCGGATGGAACCAAACAGTGGACAGGCATCTGGATGACTTTTGCAGCCTATGCTCTTGTGCTGGCACTGGTCTTTCCCTTTATATTCAAAGCTAAATCGATAGCCGGAAGCAAGGAGCAAGAAGTCTTGCTAAAGGCACCTCATTAA
- the recQ gene encoding DNA helicase RecQ, whose product MAKSTTTSRKKATSTAIKTQKQKHSHDIATGLQQNFGFDQFKGRQEEAIHSLLDGHDTFVIMPTGGGKSLCYQLPAMILEGCAIIVSPLIALMKNQVDLVRGYSENENVAHFLNSSLNKSQIKAVRDDLTSGKTKLLYVAPETLTKQENIDFFRSTKISFFAVDEAHCISEWGHDFRPEYRRLREMMDMIDPELPVIALTATATPKVQSDIIKNLGLKQPNVFISSFNRKNLYYEIQPKIKLDQTIKSIVRFISQNKGKSGIIYTLNRKTTEELADILMANNIKAVAYHAGLDAKLRANRQDAFLKEDVQVIVATIAFGMGIDKPDIRFVIHYNVPKSIENYYQETGRAGRDGLEGKCILYYSHKDVAKLEHLMRDKPLSEREVGAQLINETLAFVETSVCRRKVLMHYFGEEWHEENCGQCDNCLNPKEKIEAKKEAVNVLKVVKALDERFNIEYTVNILTGRLTPTVTMYRHEQLPEFGLGKDKDAHFWNSLIRQLLLEDILRKDIEDYGVLKFTPKAEKYLKKPTSFKIVLNNNFDDAVADDEETETGSQGAHAADEHLFEMLKDLRQKEAKKKSLPPFVIFLESSLHDMATLYPTTLEELEKVSGVSKGKAIKYGKPFVTLIAQYVEENDITRPDDFVMKSVVNKKSNKIYIIQNVDKKIPLDTIAKNKDLRLDELLEEMETIVASGTRLNLDYAIDDMLDEDEQDEVMDYFRSCETSSLDLAREELEDSDYNWEQLKIMRIKFLVEYGN is encoded by the coding sequence ATGGCAAAAAGCACAACGACTTCTAGGAAGAAGGCAACAAGTACTGCAATTAAGACTCAAAAGCAAAAACATTCTCATGATATAGCTACCGGTTTACAGCAAAACTTCGGGTTTGATCAGTTTAAAGGCCGGCAGGAAGAAGCCATTCACAGTTTACTGGATGGACATGACACTTTTGTCATCATGCCGACCGGCGGCGGGAAAAGCCTTTGTTATCAGTTGCCTGCCATGATACTGGAAGGATGTGCCATTATTGTCAGTCCCCTGATCGCTTTGATGAAAAATCAGGTAGATCTGGTAAGGGGATATAGCGAAAATGAGAATGTAGCCCATTTTTTAAACTCCTCACTAAATAAAAGCCAGATTAAAGCAGTCCGCGACGATCTGACAAGTGGTAAGACAAAATTACTCTATGTTGCTCCTGAGACGCTCACTAAACAGGAAAACATTGATTTCTTCAGGAGTACCAAGATCTCATTTTTTGCAGTAGATGAGGCGCACTGTATTTCTGAATGGGGCCATGATTTTAGGCCGGAATACCGGCGCCTTAGAGAAATGATGGATATGATCGATCCGGAATTACCGGTTATTGCACTCACGGCCACGGCGACGCCTAAAGTTCAAAGCGATATTATCAAAAATCTGGGCCTGAAGCAGCCCAATGTATTTATCTCGTCCTTTAACCGTAAAAATCTTTATTATGAGATCCAGCCCAAAATAAAACTGGATCAGACTATTAAAAGTATTGTTCGCTTTATCTCCCAAAACAAAGGTAAAAGCGGCATTATCTATACGCTTAACCGCAAGACCACTGAAGAGCTTGCCGATATCCTGATGGCCAATAATATCAAGGCGGTGGCCTACCATGCAGGATTAGACGCCAAACTCAGGGCCAACCGGCAGGACGCCTTCCTCAAAGAAGATGTCCAGGTAATTGTGGCAACCATTGCCTTCGGTATGGGTATTGATAAACCCGATATCCGATTCGTTATACATTACAACGTACCCAAGTCCATTGAGAACTATTATCAGGAAACCGGACGTGCCGGCAGAGACGGACTGGAAGGCAAATGTATCCTGTATTATTCCCATAAAGATGTAGCCAAACTGGAGCATCTGATGCGTGACAAGCCTCTTTCAGAAAGAGAAGTAGGAGCACAGCTGATCAATGAAACCCTGGCCTTTGTAGAAACTTCTGTTTGCCGTCGTAAGGTACTGATGCATTACTTTGGAGAAGAATGGCATGAAGAAAACTGTGGGCAATGCGATAACTGCCTGAATCCCAAAGAAAAAATTGAAGCCAAGAAAGAAGCCGTGAATGTCCTGAAAGTAGTTAAGGCCCTGGATGAACGCTTTAACATAGAATATACGGTCAATATCCTGACCGGCAGGCTGACTCCGACTGTTACGATGTATCGACATGAGCAGCTTCCGGAATTTGGCCTGGGCAAGGATAAAGATGCCCATTTCTGGAACAGTCTGATCCGTCAGTTGCTATTGGAAGATATCTTAAGAAAGGATATTGAAGACTACGGCGTCCTGAAGTTCACCCCGAAAGCGGAAAAGTACCTGAAAAAACCTACCAGCTTCAAAATTGTGCTCAATAATAACTTTGATGACGCCGTTGCAGATGATGAAGAAACGGAAACAGGAAGCCAGGGAGCCCACGCAGCGGATGAGCATCTTTTTGAAATGCTGAAAGATCTGCGGCAAAAAGAAGCTAAGAAAAAAAGCCTGCCGCCATTTGTGATTTTCCTTGAAAGTTCACTTCATGATATGGCTACCCTTTATCCGACAACACTCGAAGAACTGGAAAAGGTCTCCGGCGTCAGCAAGGGAAAGGCGATCAAATACGGTAAACCTTTTGTTACGTTAATCGCCCAATACGTTGAAGAAAACGACATCACTCGCCCCGATGACTTCGTGATGAAAAGCGTCGTCAATAAAAAAAGTAATAAGATCTATATTATACAGAATGTAGATAAGAAAATACCACTGGACACCATCGCCAAAAACAAGGATCTCCGTCTGGATGAACTTCTGGAGGAGATGGAAACCATTGTCGCGAGCGGAACCCGGCTGAATCTGGATTATGCCATTGATGATATGCTGGATGAAGACGAACAGGATGAGGTAATGGATTATTTTCGCAGCTGCGAAACCTCTTCCCTGGACTTAGCCAGAGAAGAACTGGAAGACAGTGATTATAATTGGGAGCAGTTAAAGATTATGCGGATTAAGTTCCTGGTGGAATACGGGAATTAG
- a CDS encoding sugar MFS transporter, whose protein sequence is MQQNSSKSYLIPTLIIGVLFFVFGFITWVNSTLIPYLQTACELTPNQAILVTFASYIAYAVMAFPSAGILKYTGFKKGMMLGLGVMALGALLFIPAANSRTFAMFLTGLFVMGIGMALLQTAANPYITILGPIESAAKRMSVMGICNKGAGAIAPLIMGALLLNGMDAYSSDNLKHLPLDQKNALLDQLAGKIVGPYIFIAVVFVILAVAIYFSSLPDIKNEEETNPEHQTKDRGSIFKYPYLWLGFATIFLYVGVEVIAGDTIQMYGITGLHIPVEEAKHFTSFTMIGMLIGYLAGIVLIPRYINQATALKISAILGVIFSLGVIFLPGYYSIASLALLGLANAPMWPSIWPLTIDGLGKYLKTGSALLIVGIAGGAIIPKIWTMISTSTGMQSAFWILIPCYLFILYFAIKGHKVGQKVGNE, encoded by the coding sequence ATGCAACAAAACTCCTCCAAAAGTTACCTGATCCCGACCCTCATCATTGGGGTGCTTTTTTTTGTATTCGGGTTTATTACCTGGGTCAACAGTACATTGATTCCTTATTTACAGACTGCCTGTGAACTAACACCTAATCAAGCCATCCTGGTCACGTTCGCCTCCTATATTGCATATGCAGTGATGGCGTTTCCTTCTGCCGGTATCCTCAAATACACGGGCTTTAAAAAAGGAATGATGCTGGGGCTTGGCGTTATGGCCCTTGGTGCATTGCTTTTTATACCGGCGGCCAACTCCCGGACTTTCGCCATGTTTTTGACAGGATTGTTTGTCATGGGTATAGGTATGGCGCTGTTACAGACAGCCGCAAATCCTTACATCACTATTTTGGGGCCTATTGAGAGTGCTGCCAAAAGAATGAGCGTTATGGGCATCTGTAATAAAGGAGCCGGTGCTATTGCACCGCTCATCATGGGAGCCCTTCTTTTAAATGGAATGGATGCGTATTCCAGTGATAACCTGAAGCACTTGCCCCTGGATCAAAAAAATGCTTTACTGGATCAGCTGGCCGGCAAGATCGTTGGACCTTATATCTTTATTGCCGTCGTATTTGTGATACTGGCCGTTGCAATTTATTTCTCCAGCCTGCCAGATATCAAAAATGAGGAAGAAACGAATCCGGAACACCAGACAAAGGACAGAGGCAGCATCTTCAAGTATCCTTATTTGTGGTTGGGTTTTGCTACGATATTCCTATATGTGGGTGTAGAAGTCATCGCTGGCGATACCATTCAGATGTACGGTATTACCGGACTTCATATTCCGGTTGAAGAGGCTAAGCACTTTACCTCCTTTACGATGATCGGTATGCTGATCGGTTATCTGGCGGGTATTGTCCTTATTCCTAGGTATATTAATCAGGCGACAGCGCTCAAAATCTCAGCTATCTTAGGGGTGATATTTTCTTTAGGTGTTATTTTCCTGCCTGGCTATTATTCGATTGCCTCTTTGGCATTATTGGGATTGGCGAATGCACCTATGTGGCCTTCTATCTGGCCGCTGACTATTGACGGATTGGGTAAATATCTGAAAACCGGATCCGCCCTCCTTATTGTGGGTATTGCGGGCGGTGCCATAATTCCCAAAATCTGGACCATGATCAGTACCAGTACCGGTATGCAATCTGCATTCTGGATCTTAATTCCTTGTTATCTATTCATTCTCTATTTTGCGATCAAAGGTCATAAAGTTGGTCAGAAAGTTGGAAACGAATAA
- a CDS encoding KpsF/GutQ family sugar-phosphate isomerase, producing MTQKLEMQQDNIKEVAVNAIKAELSAVEGLLAQIDEGFESTVHALAACTGHIIVSGIGKSAIIAQKLVATFNSTGSKATFLHAADAIHGDMGMIGKQDMVLLISNSGESAEIKVLAPLVKDLCSGLIALVGNKSSFLATHSDYIICTGPLKEACPHNLAPTSSTTAQLVLADALAVCLMELNGFKPSDFARLHPGGDLGKKLHLKVSDLYLQNARPAVYPDTDLKAVIFEITKGRVGATAVLNDQKKVIGIITDGDVRRMLERTDTLTGIVASDISSTQPKTITEDMLAINAMEMITRWDVGQLIVTDPGGSYLGFLHVHDLIREGIY from the coding sequence ATGACGCAAAAGCTGGAAATGCAACAGGATAATATCAAAGAAGTTGCAGTAAATGCCATCAAGGCTGAGTTATCTGCAGTTGAGGGCTTGTTGGCTCAAATTGACGAGGGCTTTGAAAGCACCGTACATGCGCTTGCTGCCTGCACAGGGCATATTATTGTGAGCGGAATCGGCAAAAGCGCCATTATCGCTCAAAAGTTGGTTGCTACCTTTAATTCCACCGGCAGCAAAGCGACTTTCCTGCATGCTGCCGATGCCATTCACGGGGACATGGGTATGATCGGAAAGCAGGACATGGTATTGCTGATCAGTAACAGCGGTGAAAGCGCAGAGATTAAGGTACTGGCCCCGCTTGTAAAAGATCTTTGTAGCGGCTTGATTGCTTTGGTCGGTAATAAATCTTCGTTTTTGGCCACACATAGTGACTATATTATCTGTACCGGTCCGCTAAAGGAAGCTTGTCCGCATAACCTCGCCCCCACATCCAGTACAACGGCGCAACTCGTGTTGGCAGACGCGTTGGCTGTCTGCCTGATGGAGCTTAACGGATTTAAACCGTCTGACTTTGCCAGACTACACCCGGGAGGGGACCTGGGTAAAAAACTGCATTTAAAGGTATCCGATCTTTATCTCCAAAATGCGAGGCCGGCCGTTTACCCCGATACGGATCTGAAAGCGGTTATTTTTGAAATTACCAAGGGGCGTGTTGGAGCGACCGCTGTCTTAAATGATCAAAAGAAGGTGATCGGGATTATTACGGATGGAGATGTAAGAAGAATGCTGGAACGCACTGATACACTGACAGGGATTGTTGCATCAGATATCAGTTCAACACAGCCAAAGACCATTACTGAAGACATGCTGGCTATCAATGCGATGGAAATGATCACCAGATGGGATGTAGGACAGTTAATTGTAACCGACCCCGGTGGAAGCTATCTGGGTTTTTTACATGTACACGACCTGATCCGGGAAGGTATTTACTAA